A single region of the Acetivibrio cellulolyticus CD2 genome encodes:
- a CDS encoding DUF6273 domain-containing protein translates to MIKSRKAVFIGFLIVMILLCGVFMYNAVIGKRNLEKDLNSSKATDHIKNSFKIGNYILFGKYNNERILWRVINIDEAGSPLLFMENVITIKSYDSRGAAHKNRDRVKFGSNYWENSNIHQWLNAENEISQWIQNPPSNENVFEGSNSYDKEPGFLCDSNFSPEEKKLIIKKTNRVLVSKIDTGMKMGGNKLLKNVLNLETAYKNYDDAYYTEVSDKVRLISIKELYEYVYKRGYNTWRKPTKQALEQNTEKEMNLTTKDYCAYWLRDPDAESSYQAYTAYLDLELSSHYGTYFGRQGIAACLNLDENIVASSGTGDYYNPYLIN, encoded by the coding sequence ATGATTAAATCTAGAAAGGCTGTTTTTATAGGATTTCTAATCGTTATGATATTACTTTGTGGGGTATTTATGTATAATGCTGTAATTGGTAAAAGAAACTTAGAGAAGGATTTAAATAGTTCCAAAGCTACTGATCATATAAAAAATTCGTTTAAAATTGGTAACTATATTCTATTTGGCAAGTATAACAACGAAAGAATTCTATGGAGAGTAATTAATATTGATGAAGCAGGAAGTCCATTATTGTTCATGGAAAATGTAATTACAATAAAATCGTATGACTCTCGAGGTGCTGCTCATAAAAATCGGGATAGAGTGAAATTTGGAAGTAATTACTGGGAAAATTCAAATATTCATCAATGGTTAAATGCTGAAAATGAAATATCACAATGGATACAAAACCCGCCGTCAAATGAGAATGTTTTTGAAGGTTCTAATTCATATGACAAAGAGCCGGGTTTTTTATGTGATAGTAATTTTTCACCCGAAGAGAAAAAACTGATTATAAAAAAGACTAATAGAGTTTTGGTATCAAAAATAGATACGGGTATGAAAATGGGTGGAAATAAATTGCTTAAAAATGTCCTCAACCTAGAAACTGCATATAAGAATTATGATGATGCTTATTATACCGAAGTCTCAGACAAGGTTAGGCTAATTTCAATAAAGGAATTATATGAGTATGTGTATAAAAGAGGTTATAACACATGGCGGAAGCCTACCAAACAGGCATTAGAACAAAACACTGAGAAGGAAATGAATTTGACCACAAAAGATTATTGTGCGTATTGGCTTAGGGACCCTGATGCAGAAAGTTCATACCAAGCTTATACTGCATATTTGGATTTAGAGTTATCCAGCCATTATGGAACATACTTTGGAAGACAAGGTATTGCAGCCTGCTTAAATCTTGACGAAAACATAGTTGCATCTTCTGGAACAGGTGATTATTATAATCCATATTTGATTAATTAA
- a CDS encoding AraC family transcriptional regulator, with translation MEWLDAMNSAVEYLEANINEKLDIEKVAKIALSSPFHFQRMYYMLTGVTIAEYVRRRRLTLAAQDIMAGDKIIDISYRYGYETPEAFTKAFRKMHGISPSAAREPGANLKAYPKLSFHISIKGDKSMDYKIVEKEAFTVVGKKTKITTANGENKKLIPEFWDNCNRDGSMEWLSQNAGKLRVMGVCTDLNTFCEGYFSYMLAIEKTKEPIPEGYVIERIPAATWAVFEAVGPMPESLQNVEMRVFSEWFPSTGYQHECAPELEIYSEGDFTAPDYRCEYWVPIKK, from the coding sequence ATGGAATGGCTTGATGCAATGAACAGTGCAGTAGAATATCTAGAAGCTAACATTAATGAAAAACTTGATATTGAGAAGGTGGCGAAAATAGCCCTATCATCACCGTTTCATTTTCAGCGTATGTACTATATGCTAACGGGTGTTACAATAGCTGAATATGTGAGAAGGAGAAGGCTTACACTTGCAGCACAGGATATCATGGCAGGTGATAAGATCATTGATATATCTTACAGATATGGCTACGAAACGCCCGAAGCATTTACAAAAGCTTTTAGAAAAATGCATGGAATTAGCCCTTCGGCTGCACGCGAACCGGGAGCAAATCTCAAGGCATACCCTAAGCTTTCCTTTCATATTTCAATAAAAGGAGATAAGAGTATGGATTACAAGATTGTTGAAAAGGAAGCTTTTACAGTTGTAGGCAAAAAAACAAAAATAACTACTGCTAATGGAGAAAACAAAAAGCTTATACCTGAATTCTGGGATAATTGTAATAGAGATGGTTCAATGGAGTGGCTGTCCCAAAATGCAGGCAAACTTCGTGTCATGGGCGTTTGTACCGATTTGAATACTTTTTGTGAAGGGTACTTTTCTTACATGCTGGCAATTGAAAAAACTAAAGAACCAATACCGGAAGGATATGTTATTGAAAGAATACCTGCAGCTACCTGGGCTGTATTTGAAGCAGTCGGACCAATGCCTGAGTCTTTACAGAATGTTGAAATGCGTGTGTTTTCAGAGTGGTTCCCATCTACAGGATATCAGCATGAGTGTGCACCTGAACTCGAAATTTATTCTGAAGGTGACTTTACAGCCCCTGATTACAGATGTGAATATTGGGTTCCGATCAAGAAGTAA